The sequence ACACtttttgagcaacttttttaaacgaaaaaaaaccaatcaactgtaaagtttttttttcaaaatttacgatttttctccacatttctgaataaagtttaaaaaaactgccGCAAATTTCTGTATTAATTCTAAACAtaaagcttttgaaaaaatattgtaacattttttatttaaaataaaaagaagagtttagtttttatcaatttttctggaagtcGATGAtcgaaaacacattttttaacaAGCGACAGTGCTTTGGGTTTCTCGAAAAGTGTGATGCAATATATATAAACAACTTATTGCCGtgttatttgtttttcagcttACTGATTTCAAACTGAacgaatataaaaatttttggaaaacatacAAGTCcttttaaaaacaacttttcataGAAAATAAGCGGCCTGGATAGACGAACAAAACATGGGCATATGAAGTGAAATTGTTTCGCCACTCGCCCATCTGCTAAGATATAGACATATCTCGTAAAAAAAAGCGATATGTATTAATGTGATCTACTCTCAATGCGCCACTTGGAAGAAATCATGTATAAAAACCACTAATAAAGATATACATCGACAATTCGATGAATATGACATTGAGATTAATGAAAGCAGCAAATTCGCgacaaatgaaaatgaaaatgttatgAGGAAAACTAAAAGTTTACAATcatattttgagtgaaaatgaACTTGACAGATCGGTCCGaatgttttgaagttttgaaatgacCTTCGACTTAAGGGCTCATTCAGATACCCGAGACGGAGACAGACGAAGCGCAACAGTTGGCACGCTCTCATTACTCGCGTTGATCTATTATCTTGGTCCGCAGTCCGCACGCCGCAACGGATTTGCGAGTAATTTTCATAACTGACTGACGGAACATTGAGAGActgagagaaaaattgatggattGGAACGGAACATCATCGGAAAGGTGGTATCTAAGACTCTCAACTTGTTGTTAGTTTCCATTTTATAATGGTAGGATTATAATAATATTATACCTGCGGATGAATAATAACTGGAATGAGATCATGTAATAAGTTTAGGTTGACCTTTAGAAAAGACGGTTCTAcgcagaaaaaattgttgaatgcCCAAAACTAGCAAATTTGCTCTCTTAAAAAGTCTATAAAAATACTTTGTTAGAGTCTGGGCAAGCAAATTTCTAACTATACCTAGAAGTTTTCATCGGCATTTCCACAATTTGCTCAAGTTAGTTGGAATGTTTCTGCGAATTTaactacaaaaaactatttttcattcGGTTATCTTAAGTGCAATCCTAAATGGACTAGGGACTTCTAGACCATTTTTTGACATATTATTTAAGGACAGTCCtttgaattattaaaaacaaagCCATAACGCACAATGCGACAACAAGAACATCATACATAAACTTGTTGAACTGATGACTAAATTTAAcagaaaactataattttaaagtattaGTACTGTAAAACTATAACTTTAAATTCCTTtaccattgaaaaaaaaaactcacatccaAACAGTTAAATCTATCTGAAGTTAAAAGAGGAAAAGTTGTCAACAACTTCAAATCAcatacaattttatttgatgaTCCAAAAGAAATGGTTGTAATAATGTTAAGAGCAGTGACCTGACAAATTGTGGGAACTACAAGCTTCTTGTTGCAACATTGTGACAGGAAACATTTTGTGTTTAATTTTAGTGAGAAgcaaaaactgtgaaaagATGGGAGTGCAAGTTGTTAACtaaatcaaatttctcacTTCTGATGGATCAATGAACAATAAAGTTGTTGATTTCAAACTGGAAAATGatacaaaacatttggaaGTGGAACTAACTAAACTTAGTCGACGAAAAAAgcgcaataaaaaaattcaaaaaaaaccgttcTTTCCCTATTAGCACAGAGGTCTCTATTGAAACTGCAATTTTATTAACGTTACATCCTATTAgtcatataaattttattctgGATACCACAAGtgggaatttttgttttttgaaagtaaaaaaatcataattttccgtataatactaaaaaattatatataggTTGCTTGTACATTTTTAGCGAATcgtcaaaatactttttagatttttgaaaattttgagtttgacAGGTTTTATACACTATTCTGTGAgccaattttaaatgaaataacatgagtttgaattcaaaatagGTATTGAAGAGTAgtattttccggaaaatacGGTAATTGAATTGCTACCTACTTATAAATCAAGAAAGTACAGAAAAGAGAAACTCACCAAAAAGAAGGGGTGCATAAAGAATCGACAAGTGTGTGGCTGGCAGTTGAGGTCGGAGCAACGACCTGGCAACCCACAATCACAGTCTTCTCCATTTTCGAGAACTCCATTTCCACAGACCGGCTCACTTCTACAATATCAATTGTTTGCGCGGTGTCATGTTTGGTGACTgcccacacacacacacacacacacattcaCGCATTGCTCTTTCTCTTGATTACCATCTAAGGTTGACAACAATGGCACAGTCTTTCGCAAGAGTGCCATTGAATCAAGATAAGTAAATAGGTAATAAAAGGGCGCTAACTTGTGGCTGGTATGAGTGCAACTAGtcgaaatctttttttaaagaaaaactcacTGTTCGAAAATTGGATGCTTGAGAATGCACTTGTTCTTGTAGATGGTGTTTACAAACTGTTGAACTGTACAATCGTGATCAAATCCTCTgcaatttgaaacattaaaaaagtttattttcccAAGGAACTATTTGAAACAAGCTCTAATATGGAAAAAGTTCGACTAAAGTGGTCGACAGTTGCAGCTTTCAAAAACTGTAGATAGCCAATTGACGTAAATTAAAAGTACCGGAAATATGAGCTCCGTAagttttgtaactttttacgCGTAGACATGcactttgtttaaaaaaaaatcacacttcaagctaaaaatttcacaaaccttaaaaaatatttgaaaaaaaaactaatcgaATACTGAAATACAAGATAAACtgtttcaatgtttgaaatattgaaagcatttaaaactgccaaaattttccgccaaatagCAATTTAGcagttttggaagttttcgagcccttttaaaaaaatagtctGTGCATTAACAAAAAcgttcccaaaaaaattcacatttttggaaattttggtaagttacaaaaaatttgattaacaattctgaaaaacgtAACAAATGTTGGAGTTATTTAAGTGATATTCGGTTATACTAAATTATCATCAACGTAGACTAAATTCCCAATTAcgacctttaaaaaatttcagaaaccaaACAAATAACAGCCCATTAACTTACGGGATTTTTAAACATCCATCCTCCTTCAGTGAATCTTTCGGCGTGCACAAGCAGTTCGGAACATATATGGATTCATTGACAGCTCGATGCGGTACTCCTACCAGATGGGCCACTTCGTGGAAAAAGATCGATCCCATTGCCCTTGGCTCATTCGGATAGAACTGTaaattttgtacaatttccgTTACACACCCATCTCGAactttttggagcaattccCATGCCCATTCTTATATTACGAATCTGCGCGATTAGGCCGTATCCTTTAACGGAAATGGAGAACGAGGAAGACTCATTGGCTGGGGAGCACTTTGAAGCCATTGCGAATAGCTAATTTGAGAGCCAAATTGCGCATGCCCTTCATTCATCACATCGCCTTGTGAGCGAAAACGAGAGATGCGGGCATGCTTAAGGATATACCATATTATCGTCGATGCGTGGCAAAACACACATAACAATTAAGGAACAATCGTTAAAGTGTGTCTAAGGGTGATAAAACTGTCTTTTAAAATATGCCGACGGTTGTACACAATAATAAACTGCGCCGTTCGGTGttttgtgaagaaaaaaaacacgccATAAGCGGTATGAGTGTATCTACAAGATCTTTTGATAGAGACGCATGCTAATAAAATCTGACTTACGCCGGACAATGATACAGAATGTGATGAGCACATTCCATTGACATACGCTAATCCACCGGCATACTTGTATGATATAAGAGTTGCAAATTCGTGGTCAGGTAGTTTGTGCAACCTGGAAACTACATTCAAAACctttaaccaaaatttttcaaaattcacctCGAATTTCTATATTCATGGAAAGACTGTAAACTGAGATCTCCTCGGTTTGTTTGTAGAATACCAACGACAATAAGACCTACACCAAGTTGGTTCAAGTACTGGAATCATTGACGGTGTCAAGTTGAGCAAACATTCAAATAACTTACTTGATTCGCTTCGTCCACCATTTTCATGATATTGAGTTTTACGCGAATCATGTCGAACTCGTAGTATGCAGTCtggaaattgagttttgatattttccataatttgaaatgcatattgaattaaaatatgaaactttcaaaaattgaatggaaataattgaaatgtttgattaAAAATGGATGTATTACAAGCTGATTCAAACTTTGTATCATTTATGAATTAAACCAAAGGTGGAGCATCGCCAGTTAGACATTTTTGTAAACTATTCAGAtgctgtttaaaaaaaaactaatcaaaTGTATTGTCACATGAAagctttttcaagaaattcgaattttttaatttcaaatcagAAAGCGGTGACTATTTGTTGcctattataattttttaaagtggccaaaaaatttaattttttttttcaacgattggattattcaattgaatttaaatttttaatacttgaacattataaattttaaaaactgctagaatgctcaaaatttctaaaagagGTCACATgcttggaaaattttgttaatttaccaaaacgttgacaaaaaattttgaaaaatctgaaagtttttggaattttacaaTATTCGGTTATTTTGGTGGGTGCATTTATATAGGtgcattttaattaaatttgaaatacttaCAGTTTTATTATCCACAAAAACCAAACTTCTTATGAAAACTGTTGTACCAGAATCTG comes from Caenorhabditis elegans chromosome X and encodes:
- the tag-275 gene encoding Peptidase M12B domain-containing protein (Confirmed by transcript evidence), with amino-acid sequence MRKLSIILVFSCIFFNVVSTLEQKHIEYGAAVWGAKAPDYSLASTDSGTTVFIRSLVFVDNKTTAYYEFDMIRVKLNIMKMVDEANQYLNQLGVGLIVVGILQTNRGDLSLQSFHEYRNSRLHKLPDHEFATLISYKYAGGLAYVNGMCSSHSVSLSGFYPNEPRAMGSIFFHEVAHLVGVPHRAVNESIYVPNCLCTPKDSLKEDGCLKIPGFDHDCTVQQFVNTIYKNKCILKHPIFEQSEPVCGNGVLENGEDCDCGLPGRCSDLNCQPHTCRFFMHPFFLVLVLASFVAFLVIATWFIVRRYTGTMLNCFKMYKSKHDRGNASPYTNGQIQILAASPYQNRKMSHSSISGSNTILVSNDSRFATIQRPKVPPPPPPPKTTIQVVAPGSGQQYETTKVFGSYRESFYDDFSDDEFEEQEVPSAYPLPPGVPTCPAYPPNVPINRVTVELQSPRTNSTATTSNSTSSFSF